The proteins below come from a single Kitasatospora sp. NBC_00315 genomic window:
- the hypD gene encoding hydrogenase formation protein HypD has product MKYLEEFQNPELARGLLDDIRATVTRPWALMEVCGGQTHTIIRHGIDQLLPDEVELIHGPGCPVCVTPLEVIDKALEIASRPGVIFCSFGDMLRVPGTDRDLFRVRGEGGDVRIVYSPLDALRIARENPTREVVFFGIGFETTAPPNAMTVHQARRLGIRNFSLLVSHVRVPPAIEAIMTSPDCRVQGFLAAGHVCSVMGVDEYPELAARHKVPIVVTGFEPLDILEGIRRTVHQLERGEHTVENAYPRAVRPEGNPAAKAMLADVFEVTDRAWRGIGVIPQSGWRLSARYREYDAEHRFEVSGINTREPAECRSGEVLQGLLKPNQCEAFGTTCTPRSPLGATMVSSEGACAAYYLYRRLGMPAAPLEASPVA; this is encoded by the coding sequence GTGAAGTACCTGGAGGAGTTCCAGAACCCGGAGCTGGCACGCGGCCTGCTCGACGACATCCGTGCCACGGTGACCAGGCCGTGGGCGCTGATGGAGGTCTGCGGCGGCCAGACGCACACCATCATCCGGCACGGGATCGATCAGCTGCTGCCGGACGAGGTCGAGTTGATCCACGGACCGGGTTGTCCGGTGTGCGTGACACCGCTGGAGGTGATCGACAAGGCGTTGGAGATCGCGTCCCGGCCGGGCGTGATCTTCTGTTCGTTCGGTGACATGCTGCGGGTTCCCGGCACCGATCGCGACCTGTTCCGGGTCCGCGGCGAGGGCGGCGACGTCCGGATCGTCTACTCGCCGCTGGACGCACTGCGGATCGCCCGGGAGAACCCCACCCGCGAGGTGGTGTTCTTCGGCATCGGGTTCGAGACCACCGCCCCGCCGAACGCCATGACGGTCCACCAGGCGCGCAGGCTGGGGATCCGCAACTTCAGCCTGCTGGTCTCGCACGTCCGGGTGCCCCCGGCGATCGAGGCGATCATGACCTCCCCGGACTGCCGGGTCCAGGGCTTCCTGGCCGCCGGTCACGTGTGCAGCGTGATGGGCGTGGACGAGTACCCGGAGCTCGCGGCCCGGCACAAGGTGCCGATCGTGGTGACCGGCTTCGAGCCGCTGGACATCCTGGAGGGCATCCGCCGGACCGTGCACCAGCTGGAGCGCGGTGAGCACACCGTGGAGAACGCCTACCCGCGCGCGGTGCGCCCGGAGGGCAATCCGGCCGCCAAGGCGATGCTGGCGGACGTCTTCGAGGTCACCGACCGTGCCTGGCGCGGCATCGGGGTCATCCCGCAGAGCGGTTGGCGGCTCTCCGCGCGCTACCGCGAGTACGACGCCGAGCACCGCTTCGAGGTCTCCGGCATCAACACCCGCGAACCGGCCGAGTGCCGCAGCGGCGAAGTGCTCCAGGGCCTGCTGAAGCCCAACCAGTGCGAGGCGTTCGGAACCACCTGCACCCCGCGCAGTCCGCTCGGCGCCACCATGGTCTCCAGCGAGGGTGCCTGCGCGGCCTACTACCTGTACCGACGGCTCGGCATGCCGGCCGCACCCCTGGAGGCGAGTCCCGTTGCCTGA
- the hypB gene encoding hydrogenase nickel incorporation protein HypB: MCRVVDLQQAVLAKNERSALELRAELAARGAIAVNLLSSPGSGKTALLEAELTLARERAVPVAAITADLATENDATRLARSGAPVKQVLTDGLCHLEASMVRGHLAGWLPEETRLLFVENVGNLVCPASYDLGESLRVALASVTEGEDKPLKYPTAFGLANLVVVTKTDIAAAVDFDEAAFRANVQRVNPGVEVVFTSARTGAGVGILLDRALAVLTGTPVHRPVMGRHQGAPAHRHDHDHGTGHDDGTGHDQEHGTGHDHTHGHEHGPAHHGHPHEHETAPAPVGERS, encoded by the coding sequence ATGTGCCGAGTCGTCGACCTGCAGCAGGCCGTGCTCGCCAAGAACGAGCGGAGCGCACTGGAGCTGCGGGCCGAGCTGGCCGCCCGCGGAGCCATCGCCGTCAACCTGCTCTCCAGCCCGGGAAGCGGGAAGACCGCACTGCTGGAGGCCGAACTCACCCTCGCCCGCGAGCGGGCCGTCCCTGTCGCGGCGATCACCGCCGACCTGGCCACCGAGAACGACGCCACCCGCCTCGCCCGCTCCGGAGCGCCGGTCAAGCAGGTGCTGACCGACGGCCTCTGCCACCTGGAGGCTTCGATGGTCCGGGGGCATCTGGCGGGATGGCTCCCCGAGGAGACCAGGCTGCTGTTCGTGGAGAACGTCGGCAACCTGGTCTGCCCGGCCTCGTACGACCTCGGTGAGTCACTGCGGGTCGCCCTGGCCTCGGTCACCGAGGGGGAGGACAAACCGCTCAAGTACCCGACCGCGTTCGGGCTGGCGAACCTGGTGGTGGTGACCAAGACCGACATCGCGGCGGCCGTGGACTTCGACGAGGCGGCGTTCCGCGCCAACGTGCAGCGGGTCAACCCGGGGGTCGAGGTGGTGTTCACCTCCGCCCGCACGGGCGCGGGCGTGGGCATCCTGCTCGACCGCGCACTGGCGGTGCTGACGGGCACACCGGTGCACCGGCCGGTGATGGGCCGGCACCAGGGCGCCCCCGCCCACCGGCACGACCACGACCACGGCACCGGCCACGACGACGGCACCGGCCACGACCAGGAGCACGGCACCGGCCACGACCACACTCACGGCCACGAGCACGGCCCGGCGCACCACGGCCACCCGCACGAGCACGAGACCGCGCCGGCCCCGGTGGGGGAGCGGTCTTGA
- the hypF gene encoding carbamoyltransferase HypF: MTLRQDTAIRERCRISVRGVVQGVGFRPFVYTLAGELGLHGQVTNTGEGVTAEVEGAPDAVAEFCRRVAADAPPLAEVESVAQERMPPTGGRGFAIVASRAGGPRRTLIPPDTATCADCLAELVDPADRRHRHPFITCTNCGPRFTIVTALPYDRADTTMAGFAMCPDCAREYGDPADRRFHAQPIACHACGPRLSSIVPGAPERNGPDAMARAREMLAAGAILAVKGIGGYHLACDATNPAAVALLRRRKARGDKPFALMAREIADIEPLVRLNSLERQLLTGAVRPIVLLRRRADGPPDAKALAEAVAPRSPDLGVMLPYTPLHHLLLGLPGDPPGPRLLVLTSGNLSGEPIVTDDAEALERLAPFVDGWLTHDRPIHVPCDDSVVRVCDGEPLLVRRSRGYAPVPLRLPLPVRPVLAVGGDLKNVFCLAEGRRAWLSGHVGDMDDLATLRAFDRAVGQLGTITGVAPELLVADRHPGYRSGRWARGAAAGRPLARVQHHHAHVAAAMAEHGLDGSRPVIGVAFDGTGYGDDGAVWGGEVLLADYEGYHRHARLGYVPLPGGDAAVARPYRMALAQLYSAGLPWDEDLPCVGACPPDERRALARQLERNLNCVATSSMGRLFDAVSSLAGVCQLAGYEAQAAVELEAAAVGHPPVDHGYTFALSPARSSPGRGTAGRISSAGGTSHESRSGDAELVADPAPVLAAVIADLRAGSGPGLIAARFHRAVADLVREVCRSARERCDVGTVALTGGVFANTVLSTACASGLRADGFTVLRHRLVPPNDGGLALGQLMVAARAGAAERRAGEAAEPACYGEFGREQFGREQFG; this comes from the coding sequence TTGACGCTCCGTCAGGACACCGCGATCCGGGAGCGGTGCCGGATCTCCGTCCGGGGCGTGGTGCAGGGCGTCGGGTTCCGGCCGTTCGTCTACACCCTCGCCGGCGAACTCGGGCTGCACGGGCAGGTGACGAACACCGGGGAGGGCGTCACCGCCGAGGTCGAGGGCGCTCCCGACGCCGTGGCGGAGTTCTGCCGCCGGGTCGCCGCCGACGCGCCCCCGCTGGCCGAGGTGGAGTCGGTGGCGCAGGAGCGGATGCCGCCCACCGGCGGGCGGGGCTTCGCCATCGTCGCCTCACGCGCCGGCGGCCCCCGCCGGACCCTGATCCCGCCGGACACCGCCACCTGCGCGGACTGCCTCGCTGAGCTGGTGGATCCCGCCGACCGGCGTCACCGTCACCCCTTCATCACCTGCACCAACTGCGGCCCGCGCTTCACCATCGTCACCGCGCTGCCCTACGACCGGGCCGACACCACCATGGCCGGGTTCGCGATGTGCCCCGACTGCGCCCGCGAGTACGGTGACCCGGCCGACCGCCGCTTCCACGCCCAGCCGATCGCCTGCCACGCCTGCGGGCCCCGGCTCTCCTCGATCGTGCCCGGCGCGCCGGAACGCAACGGCCCGGACGCGATGGCCCGGGCCCGGGAGATGCTGGCGGCCGGCGCGATCCTGGCCGTCAAGGGCATCGGCGGCTACCACCTCGCGTGCGATGCCACGAACCCGGCGGCGGTGGCCCTGCTACGACGCCGCAAGGCCCGGGGCGACAAGCCCTTCGCGCTGATGGCCCGGGAGATCGCGGACATCGAGCCGCTCGTCCGACTGAACTCCCTGGAACGGCAGTTGCTCACCGGCGCGGTCCGGCCGATCGTCCTGCTGCGGCGCCGCGCCGACGGCCCGCCGGACGCGAAGGCACTCGCGGAGGCGGTCGCACCGCGCAGCCCCGACCTCGGGGTGATGCTGCCCTACACGCCGCTCCACCATCTGCTGCTCGGCCTGCCCGGTGACCCGCCGGGGCCCCGGCTGCTCGTCCTCACCAGCGGCAACCTGTCCGGTGAACCCATCGTGACCGACGACGCCGAGGCGCTGGAGCGGCTGGCTCCGTTTGTCGACGGCTGGCTCACCCACGACCGCCCGATCCACGTACCCTGCGACGACTCGGTCGTCCGGGTCTGCGACGGCGAACCGCTCCTCGTGCGCCGCTCCCGAGGCTACGCACCGGTACCGCTGAGGCTGCCACTCCCGGTGCGGCCCGTGCTGGCGGTCGGCGGGGACCTCAAGAACGTCTTCTGTCTCGCCGAGGGCCGCCGAGCCTGGCTCTCCGGGCACGTCGGGGACATGGACGATCTGGCCACCCTGCGGGCCTTCGACCGTGCGGTCGGCCAGCTGGGGACGATCACCGGTGTGGCTCCGGAGCTGTTGGTCGCCGACCGCCACCCCGGCTACCGTTCGGGCCGGTGGGCGCGGGGCGCCGCCGCCGGACGTCCCCTCGCCCGGGTGCAGCACCATCACGCCCATGTCGCCGCCGCGATGGCCGAACACGGACTGGACGGCAGCCGGCCCGTGATCGGTGTCGCCTTCGACGGCACCGGCTACGGCGACGACGGCGCCGTCTGGGGCGGCGAGGTGCTGCTCGCCGACTACGAGGGCTACCACCGCCACGCCCGCCTCGGCTACGTGCCGCTGCCCGGCGGTGACGCGGCGGTGGCCCGCCCCTACCGGATGGCGCTGGCCCAGCTGTACAGCGCCGGCCTGCCCTGGGACGAGGACCTGCCCTGCGTCGGCGCCTGCCCCCCGGACGAACGACGCGCTCTCGCACGCCAGTTGGAACGGAACCTGAACTGCGTCGCCACCTCCAGCATGGGCCGGCTCTTCGACGCCGTCTCCTCCCTGGCGGGGGTGTGCCAGCTGGCCGGCTACGAGGCGCAGGCAGCCGTCGAGCTGGAGGCGGCGGCGGTCGGACACCCGCCGGTCGACCACGGCTACACCTTCGCACTGAGCCCCGCCCGGAGCAGTCCGGGGCGCGGCACTGCTGGCCGGATCTCTTCGGCCGGCGGGACGTCGCACGAAAGCCGCTCCGGGGACGCCGAGTTGGTGGCCGATCCGGCGCCGGTGCTGGCGGCGGTGATCGCGGACCTCCGGGCGGGGAGCGGCCCCGGCCTGATCGCGGCGCGCTTCCACCGCGCGGTGGCGGATCTCGTCCGGGAGGTCTGTCGCAGTGCGCGCGAGCGCTGCGATGTCGGCACGGTGGCGCTGACCGGTGGGGTGTTCGCCAACACGGTGCTGTCCACGGCCTGCGCGAGCGGCCTGCGCGCCGACGGGTTCACCGTGCTGCGCCACCGGCTGGTCCCGCCCAACGACGGCGGGTTGGCGCTGGGCCAGCTGATGGTGGCGGCGCGCGCCGGCGCGGCGGAGCGCCGAGCGGGGGAAGCGGCCGAACCGGCCTGCTACGGGGAGTTCGGCCGAGAGCAGTTCGGCCGAGAGCAGTTCGGTTGA
- a CDS encoding HypC/HybG/HupF family hydrogenase formation chaperone has product MCLAVPGRVVEIEERDGTRMAVVDFGGVVKDVCLEYLPDLKVGEYAVVHVGFALQRLDEESARRTLELFAELGLLQEEFGDPWEAAAAVGEDLL; this is encoded by the coding sequence ATGTGCCTGGCAGTACCCGGAAGGGTTGTGGAGATCGAGGAGCGGGACGGTACGCGGATGGCCGTCGTCGACTTCGGCGGCGTGGTCAAGGACGTGTGCCTGGAGTACCTGCCGGATCTGAAGGTGGGTGAGTACGCGGTGGTCCACGTCGGCTTCGCCCTGCAGCGACTGGACGAGGAGTCGGCCCGAAGGACCCTGGAGCTGTTCGCCGAACTCGGCCTGCTGCAGGAGGAGTTCGGCGACCCGTGGGAGGCGGCCGCCGCTGTGGGGGAGGACCTGCTGTGA